The Belonocnema kinseyi isolate 2016_QV_RU_SX_M_011 chromosome 10, B_treatae_v1, whole genome shotgun sequence genome has a window encoding:
- the LOC117181414 gene encoding mucin-5AC, producing MSSKTRESSHVSKKIVSHGGPISGQSHSAATASSLESNLDALLDDLQTTVAKPESTTTRLSRTARPSSPRMDYKTVANSNKTVSESTRTISPTRGTTTTTEKFITTGPAGAPSGIPGLELLDKELQDVQPGQSKTVAYKQVSYHYNKDLDGKPMDSWAMSDNLTNKTGPALIDSFVERNFEESRTTRRHHSPEPTKSVARELLYSDNTVKSRNPSPLRSRQKDVFFQESKESYRTEPRSLTSTSQEVIEDITPAVPANLAPGPNTKVTTTIKTYTYELPGAPDTYLNSSTLAKNIDKSVSYTLPKDSTTQKTITYEVDQKGYRSASPVRYSPIEVPTKSKTVHAEEKYFREERHGYRPSSPSYQTSSNTTTLYRGTPSPTGTSSLRRRDKYSDINGYGPRGPGDYTDHSEVKSTTFYQSPPDPVSETRTEVIEEHYTSRSRSPPRTYYPPVQSTAKETIYKFEQQSSKNSEDLRPKPFPTGGVKVYPAKPPVSQEPPAKLEDLMASFSESEREVLNDIDRNGKVQRKTKETFKKEVEFSTNTPPRSKAGSPVYYPPGSELSKRDGSGSMSQSGSAYMSDKGEWKRAMYDRESKSEAKWKAKKGKVAIPLCLPLCCAAPCVIM from the exons atgCGCTGTTAGATGATCTTCAAACAACCGTAGCGAAACCAGAATCGACGACAACGAGATTAAGTCGAACTGCTCGTCCAAGTTCACCTCGAATGGATTACAAAACTGTTGCCAATTCAAACAAAACTGTTTCTGAAAGCACCAG AACGATTTCGCCCACACGAGGCACGACTACCACAACGGAAAAATTCATTACGACTGGTCCTGCTGGTGCGCCATCCGGTATTCCAGGACTGGAGTTGCTGGACAAGGAACTTCAAGAT GTGCAACCTGGACAAAGCAAAACTGTTGCCTACAAGCAGGTTTCTTATCATTATAACAAGGACTTGGATGGAAAACCAATGG attcGTGGGCAATGTCGGATAATCTAACGAACAAGACCGGACCGGCCTTGAT cgACTCATTTGTTGAACGTAATTTCGAAGAGTCGCGTACAACAAGAAGACACCATAGTCCAGAACCAACCAAGTCAGTTGCCAGAGAATTG CTATACAGTGATAACACTGTCAAATCACGAAATCCATCACCACTTCGATCAAGACAGAAGGATGTTTTCTTCCAAGAAAGCAAAGAGA GTTATCGGACCGAACCAAGGTCTTTGACAAGCACTTCACAAGAAGTGATTGAGGATATTACACCTGCTGTGCCAGCGAATTTGGCACCAGGTCCAAACACTAAAGTAACGACCACTATCAAGACCTACACCTATGAACTTCCTGGAGCACCCGATACTTATTTGAATAGCAGTACTCTGGCCAAAAATATCGACAAGTCCGTTTCTTATACTTTACCCAAGGATTCAACAACCCAGAAAACAATTACATATGAg GTGGATCAAAAGGGATACCGTTCAGCAAGTCCCGTGAGGTACTCTCCGATCGAAGTTCCCACAAAATCGAAAACGGTTCACGCTGAGGAAAAATACTTCCGGGAGGAACGCCATGGTTATAGACCGTCGAGTCCAAGTTATCAAACCTCCAGCAACACTACGACTCTTTATCGCGGAACCCCATCACCAACTGGAACTTCCAGCCTCCGAAGAAGGGACAAGTACTCAGACATCAATGGATACGGACCTCGAGGACCTGGAGATTACACTGATCACTCCGAGGTCAAGAGTACAACCTTCTACCAAAGTCCACCTGATCCTGTGAGTGAAACTCGAACTGAAGTGATCGAAGAACATTACACCAGCAGATCCCGCAGTCCACCTAGAACGTATTATCCACCAGTCCAGTCGACTGCGAAAGAAACGATTTACAAATTCGAGCAACAATCCAGCAAGAATTCCGAAGACCTTCGTCCCAAACCTTTCCCTACAGGAGGAGTCAAGGTTTATCCTGCTAAGCCACCGGTCAGTCAAGAACCACCAGCTAAACTTGAAGACCTGATGGCTTCCTTCTCCGAATCTGAG AGAGAAGTTTTGAATGACATCGACAGGAATGGGAAGGTTCAACGAAAGACAAAGGAGACGTTTAAaaaagaagtcgaattttcaacaaatactccGCCCAGAAGCAAGGCAGGATCTCCCGTTTACTATCCACCAGGATCTGAATTATCGAAACGAGATGGAAGTGGATCCATGTCACAATCTGGC AGCGCCTACATGTCAGACAAGGGTGAATGGAAACGAGCGATGTACGACAGAGAATCAAAATCCGAAGCGAAGTGGAAAGCCAAGAAAGGAAAAGTAGCAATACCTCTCTGTTTACCACTCTGTTGTGCCGCACCCTGTGTCATAATGTAA